One window of the Notolabrus celidotus isolate fNotCel1 chromosome 23, fNotCel1.pri, whole genome shotgun sequence genome contains the following:
- the LOC117807746 gene encoding butyrophilin subfamily 1 member A1-like, translating to MFHVKEGQSPQTLPPCVLSEMVFHILFLLLLPHCCGGVPQVIGSFQPIVANIGDDVILPCHLKPALNAATQTVEWTRQDLEPRFVYLWRSGEELLGDQHPSYVRRTSLFINELKNGNVSLKLSRVKLSDRGTYRCFLPNIDRDANVELLFGSVSSPDISLSKVSDKVSLDCRSVGWFPEPELLWLDSEGKEFSDGPTETHRGPDGLFTVSSRVTVEKRESNIFTCRVHQRNINQTRETHIQISVDFFETSSPVVYISIIVVLVLGVVCAAAFVFWKWRQNQIKG from the exons ATGTTTCATGTGAAGGAGGGACAATCCCCCCAAACACTGCCCCCCTGTGTCCTCAGTGAGATGGTTTTCCACATCCTGTTCCTGCTTCTGCTGCCACACTGCTGTGGAG GTGTTCCTCAAGTTATCGGTTCATTTCAACCAATAGTGGCGAATATTGGTGATGACGTCATTCTGCCATGCCACCTCAAACCTGCTCTGAATGCTGCTACCCAAACTGTGGAGTGGACCAGACAAGACCTGGAGCCAAGGTTTGTTTACCTGTGGCGTTCTGGTGAAGAGCTGCTGGGTGATCAACATCCATCCTATGTGAGAAGAACATCTCTGTTCATCAATGAACTGAAGAATGGAAACGTGTCACTGAAACTCTCCAGAGTGAAACTGTCTGATAGAGGAACATACCGGTGCTTCCTTCCCAATATTGACAGAGACGCAAATGTTGAGCTTCTCTTTG GATCTGTCTCCTCACCTGACATCAGCTTATCTAAAGTCAGCGACAAAGTTTCATTAGACTGTAGATCTGTAGGCTGGTTCCCTGAGCCTGAGCTGTTGTGGCTGGACAGTGAGGGGAAGGAGTTCTCTGATGGACCTACAGAGACTCACAGAGGTCCTGATGGTCTCTTTACTGTGAGCAGCAGAGTGActgtggagaagagagagagcaacatctTCACCTGTAGAGTCCATCAGAGGAACATCAACCAGACCAGAGAGACACACATTCAGATTTCAG TGGATTTCTTTGAAACCTCTTCTCCCGTTGTTTATATCAGCATCATAGTGGTTCTTGTGCTCGGTGTTGTTTGTGCAGCTGCCTTTGTCTTTTGGAAATGGagacaaaatcaaatcaaaggttAG